One Candidatus Roseilinea sp. genomic region harbors:
- a CDS encoding oxidoreductase, translating into MKKLLILGAGTAGTMVANRLRRMLEDDEWKITVVDQSETHYYQPGFLFIPFGIYKKHDVVKPRRDFIPPGVELIISPVEMIETERNRVRLAKDGRYLDYDFLVIATGAHIRPDQTPGLAEHAWRRSIHDFYTLEGALALAQHLRTWPGGRLVVNVVDNPIKCPVAPLEFLMLADWFFRERGMRDRVELIYATPLSGAFTRPIASKLLGGLLEEKGIQVVPDFMIERVEPDAKQIISYDEQEVAYDLLVSVPLNMGDEVIARSGLGDALNYVPVDKHTFVSPTYPNVFALGDAAAVPTSKAGSVAHFAVECFAENFVHYADGLEMPHKFDGHANCFIESGFGKGLLIDFNYDVEPLPGRYPLPGVGPFTLLEESEANHWGKLLFRWMYWHILLKGKELPLPALMSMAGKQRLN; encoded by the coding sequence ATGAAGAAGCTGTTGATTTTGGGCGCCGGTACCGCCGGCACCATGGTGGCCAACCGGCTCCGCCGCATGTTGGAAGACGACGAATGGAAGATCACCGTCGTTGACCAGAGCGAGACACATTACTATCAGCCCGGCTTCCTCTTCATCCCGTTCGGCATCTACAAAAAGCACGACGTGGTGAAGCCGCGACGCGACTTCATCCCACCCGGCGTCGAACTGATCATCTCGCCGGTGGAAATGATCGAAACGGAGCGCAACCGCGTGCGGCTGGCCAAGGATGGTCGTTATCTCGACTACGACTTCCTGGTGATCGCCACAGGTGCGCACATTCGCCCCGATCAGACGCCCGGCTTGGCCGAGCACGCGTGGCGCCGATCCATCCATGACTTTTACACGCTGGAAGGTGCGCTGGCCCTGGCGCAGCACCTGCGCACGTGGCCGGGTGGCCGGTTAGTGGTGAACGTGGTGGATAACCCGATCAAGTGTCCGGTAGCCCCGCTGGAGTTCTTGATGCTGGCCGATTGGTTCTTCCGCGAGCGCGGTATGCGCGACCGCGTCGAGCTGATCTACGCTACGCCGCTCTCCGGCGCGTTCACCAGGCCAATCGCTTCCAAGCTCCTGGGCGGGCTGCTGGAGGAGAAGGGCATCCAGGTCGTGCCCGACTTCATGATCGAGCGCGTCGAGCCGGACGCGAAGCAGATCATCTCCTACGACGAGCAGGAGGTGGCCTACGATTTGTTGGTGAGTGTGCCGTTGAACATGGGCGACGAGGTCATCGCGCGCTCCGGCCTGGGCGACGCGCTGAACTACGTGCCGGTGGATAAGCACACCTTCGTCTCGCCGACGTATCCCAACGTGTTCGCGCTGGGTGACGCGGCCGCCGTGCCCACCTCGAAGGCTGGCTCGGTGGCGCACTTCGCGGTGGAATGCTTCGCCGAGAACTTCGTGCATTACGCGGATGGCCTGGAGATGCCGCACAAGTTCGACGGCCACGCCAACTGCTTCATCGAGTCCGGTTTTGGCAAGGGGCTGCTGATTGACTTCAACTACGACGTGGAGCCATTGCCCGGCCGCTATCCCCTGCCTGGCGTCGGGCCGTTCACGCTGCTGGAAGAATCGGAAGCGAACCATTGGGGCAAGCTGCTGTTCCGCTGGATGTACTGGCACATCCTGTTGAAGGGCAAGGAGCTGCCGCTGCCGGCGCTGATGAGCATGGCCGGCAAGCAGCGCCTGAATTGA
- a CDS encoding hypothetical protein (possible pseudo, frameshifted) translates to MYAVGGAQAIGAMAYGTETIARVDKVCGPGNTFVVLAKRQVYGVVGIDALPGPTETVIVADESANPAWVAADMMAQAEHTAGMALLITPSRSLAEAVNIHLQSQTSDLPEPNRADVCDSFAQRSGAVITEDLREAVALADDFAPEHLCLSVRDPWAWVDKIRNAGGVFVGEHSYEVLGDYVAGPSHVMPTGGTARFAPPLNVLDFMRVMNVIALDEATARQLAPVAVKLAEAEGLHAHAHAVRQRGIADG, encoded by the coding sequence GTGTATGCCGTCGGCGGCGCGCAGGCCATTGGCGCCATGGCTTACGGCACCGAGACCATCGCGCGGGTGGATAAAGTCTGCGGGCCGGGCAACACGTTCGTCGTGCTGGCCAAGCGCCAGGTGTATGGCGTCGTGGGCATTGATGCGCTACCCGGACCGACCGAGACCGTGATCGTGGCAGACGAGAGCGCCAACCCCGCCTGGGTCGCTGCCGACATGATGGCGCAGGCCGAACACACGGCCGGCATGGCGCTGCTCATCACGCCATCGCGCAGCCTGGCCGAGGCCGTCAACATCCATCTCCAATCTCAAACCTCCGATCTCCCTGAGCCGAATCGCGCTGACGTGTGTGACTCGTTTGCCCAACGCAGCGGCGCAGTGATCACCGAAGACTTGCGGGAAGCGGTTGCGCTGGCCGATGACTTCGCGCCGGAGCACCTGTGCCTGTCGGTCAGAGACCCATGGGCGTGGGTGGATAAGATTCGCAACGCCGGCGGCGTGTTCGTGGGTGAGCATTCTTACGAAGTGCTGGGCGACTATGTTGCCGGCCCGAGCCACGTCATGCCGACGGGCGGCACGGCGCGCTTTGCGCCGCCGCTGAATGTGCTCGATTTCATGCGCGTGATGAATGTGATCGCTCTGGACGAGGCGACGGCGCGGCAACTTGCGCCGGTCGCCGTCAAGCTGGCCGAGGCCGAAGGGCTGCACGCGCATGCCCACGCGGTCAGGCAACGGGGGATAGCAGACGGGTAG
- a CDS encoding DNA polymerase III subunit delta', with translation MHDWDIIGHDWAVRRLRRAIEQGQLAQSHLFVGPPSIGKATLALALARALLGHTDRARALVNQRRHPDLLWVEPADEGEAIKVEQIRELLHALTLAPVESRYRIAIINDAHLSTESSQNAILKTLEEPNPSVVIVLTALNTDTLLPTIVSRCQLLNLRPAPVRVVEEALLARGVASARAALIARLSRGRIGWALRAIEDDALLEARAEHLKDLRTLLTAGRTQRFAYAEKLARAELSQVVRTLEDWLWLWRDVARATGRATSPEALVNADQHDWIAQLAHALSIAQVTALLRAIGQTLQYLDRNVNPRLALDVLLLKLPRLPAS, from the coding sequence ATGCACGACTGGGACATCATCGGCCACGATTGGGCGGTGCGCCGCTTGAGGCGCGCGATTGAGCAAGGCCAACTCGCCCAGTCGCATCTGTTCGTCGGCCCGCCGTCCATCGGCAAAGCGACGCTGGCGCTGGCGTTAGCGCGCGCCCTCCTCGGTCACACGGATCGCGCGCGCGCCCTGGTGAATCAGCGCCGACATCCCGACTTGCTGTGGGTCGAGCCGGCCGATGAAGGCGAAGCGATCAAGGTGGAACAAATCCGCGAGCTGCTGCACGCGCTCACCCTGGCCCCGGTCGAGAGCCGGTATCGCATCGCCATCATCAATGATGCGCACCTGAGCACTGAGAGCAGTCAGAACGCCATCCTCAAGACGCTGGAGGAGCCGAACCCTTCAGTCGTCATCGTGCTGACCGCGCTGAACACCGACACGTTGCTGCCAACCATCGTCTCACGCTGTCAACTGCTCAATCTGCGGCCGGCGCCGGTGCGTGTGGTCGAAGAGGCGCTCCTGGCGCGGGGCGTCGCCAGCGCGCGCGCTGCGCTCATCGCCCGACTTTCGCGCGGACGGATCGGTTGGGCGCTGCGCGCCATCGAAGACGACGCCTTGCTCGAGGCGCGCGCCGAGCATCTGAAGGACTTGCGCACCCTTCTCACCGCCGGCCGCACTCAGCGCTTCGCCTACGCCGAGAAGCTGGCGCGCGCCGAGCTATCCCAAGTCGTACGAACGCTGGAGGACTGGTTGTGGCTGTGGCGCGATGTGGCGCGCGCGACCGGCCGCGCAACGTCGCCCGAAGCGCTGGTCAATGCCGACCAGCACGACTGGATCGCGCAATTGGCGCATGCCCTTTCGATCGCGCAAGTGACAGCGCTGCTGCGCGCCATTGGCCAGACGTTGCAGTACCTCGACCGCAACGTGAACCCGCGGCTGGCGCTCGACGTGCTGCTGCTCAAGCTGCCGCGCCTGCCGGCGAGTTGA
- the pycA gene encoding acetyl-CoA carboxylase biotin carboxyl carrier protein subunit, protein MRYLTTIGDKTHIIDINQDGEIVIDGVKRTLDLRAIDDDGLYSLLLDNRSFEALVEGGDGEYRVLLNGVLYHVQVADERAKRLAEAAGAFSPTSGEVNIKSPMPGLIVAVPVTEGQKVKKGQVVVVLESMKMENELKAPREGTVSAVKVQPRQAVEQNQVLVVLS, encoded by the coding sequence ATGCGATATCTGACCACCATCGGCGACAAGACGCATATCATTGACATCAATCAGGATGGCGAAATCGTCATAGACGGCGTCAAGCGCACGCTGGACCTCCGCGCGATTGACGACGACGGGCTGTATTCATTGTTGCTCGACAACCGTTCGTTCGAGGCGCTGGTAGAAGGAGGCGATGGCGAGTATCGCGTGCTGCTGAACGGGGTGCTGTATCACGTGCAGGTGGCCGATGAGCGTGCCAAGCGGTTGGCGGAGGCAGCCGGCGCATTCAGCCCTACCAGCGGCGAGGTCAACATCAAGTCGCCCATGCCGGGGTTGATCGTAGCGGTGCCGGTGACAGAGGGCCAGAAGGTGAAGAAAGGTCAAGTGGTCGTGGTGCTCGAGTCCATGAAGATGGAGAATGAGCTGAAAGCCCCCCGCGAAGGCACGGTCAGCGCGGTCAAGGTGCAGCCGCGGCAGGCCGTGGAGCAGAACCAGGTGTTGGTGGTGTTGAGTTGA
- a CDS encoding non-canonical purine NTP pyrophosphatase, with protein MVASNNAHKLQELREIFALAGLASVNLVAPRDLGLACAPDETGATYLDNALIKARAFARAYREEARHRNWGELWIMADDSGLEVDALGGRPGVQSSRYHQDAPGGDGCAALLRELAATPDAQRTARFRCVLALIGPQGQAHIFEGVCEGRIAHERRGENGFGFDPVFLVDDGRTMAQLSPIEKHRISHRGVAGRQAAEFLLRLEAT; from the coding sequence ATGGTCGCGTCCAACAACGCGCATAAGTTGCAGGAGCTGCGTGAGATTTTTGCCCTGGCCGGTTTGGCCAGCGTGAACCTGGTTGCCCCACGCGATCTAGGTTTGGCTTGCGCGCCGGATGAGACCGGCGCGACCTACCTGGACAACGCGCTGATCAAAGCCAGGGCGTTCGCCCGCGCATACCGCGAGGAAGCCCGGCATCGGAACTGGGGCGAACTCTGGATCATGGCCGACGACTCCGGGCTAGAGGTGGATGCGCTGGGGGGCCGACCGGGCGTGCAGTCATCCCGCTACCACCAAGACGCGCCGGGGGGCGATGGGTGCGCTGCGCTCTTGCGTGAGCTGGCAGCCACGCCGGATGCGCAACGCACGGCGCGCTTTCGCTGCGTCCTGGCGCTGATCGGCCCACAAGGCCAAGCGCACATCTTCGAGGGGGTGTGCGAAGGACGCATCGCGCATGAACGGCGCGGCGAAAACGGCTTCGGCTTCGACCCCGTGTTCCTCGTGGACGACGGGCGGACGATGGCCCAGCTCTCCCCCATCGAGAAGCACCGCATCAGCCATCGCGGCGTCGCCGGCCGCCAGGCGGCCGAGTTCTTGCTGCGCTTGGAGGCGACGTGA